Proteins encoded together in one Quercus lobata isolate SW786 chromosome 3, ValleyOak3.0 Primary Assembly, whole genome shotgun sequence window:
- the LOC115980102 gene encoding photosystem II reaction center W protein, chloroplastic-like, whose amino-acid sequence MASITATNFAKLSPGTGLVLKGSSGVQSSPVLGLPRMVTRGGVRCSMVEKTSSASGKGSISNTSMVASLMAAASVVTATAGPAMALVDERLTTEGTGLPFGLSNNLLGWILFGMFGLTWVFYFIYTSTLEEDEESGLSL is encoded by the exons ATGGCTTCAATAACAGCAACTAACTTTGCAAAGTTGTCACCTGGTACTGGTCTTGTGCTCAAAGGGTCAAGTGGGGTTCAGTCAAGCCCTGTCCTGG GGTTGCCAAGAATGGTTACAAGAGGAGGGGTTAGGTGCAGCATGGTGGAGAAGACATCATCAGCAAGTGGCAAAGGCTCAATCTCAAACACTAGCATGGTTGCATCATTGATGGCTGCAGCATCGGTTGTGACTGCAACCGCAGGCCCAGCCATGGCTTTGGTGGATGAGAGACTGACAACAGAAGGAACAGGACTTCCCTTTGGATTGAGCAACAACCTTCTAGGGTGGATACTATTTGGTATGTTTGGTTTAACTTGGGTATTCTATTTTATCTACACTTCCACTCTAGAAGAGGACGAGGAGTCCGGGTTGTCCCTCTAA